The genomic window CGGCAATACGGTCCTGAAGGTGTCGACGAGCGAATCGCGTTCGGACTCCATCGAATCGCTGCCCGCCACCGTTGCATTGAGAACTACGGCACCGTCTCGCGTCATGGTCTGAGTCGTGTAGGTGTCCTCGTCGAGAACGAATAGATGTGTCACGTAGCCCCCGTCCGACAACGTCTCGAGTCGGGACACCACAGGACTGCTCGACGGGTCGGGAAGCATCGTGGTGTCCTCGACCAGAAGAACACCGAGTGCGAATCGGTCGTTGCCCCAGATGCAGCCGCTAGGGCCTGCGCTGGTCGGCACCACCCCGGATAGATTCAGGTCCTCCAGCAACTCTGTCGGTAGGTCACACGGATCGAATCCGGCCGCCTCGGCCGGCACCATCTCGGTGATCGACGACGCCCCTGCAGCCTCGACGGACGTCGTGGCGTTGCCGGCCACATCGGTCGAGCATCCTTGCGCACAACTTGCCAGCACGAGTGCAGACAACATGATCGCGAATTCGTTCCTCACACGTACTTGGACGCACGGGGTGCGCTGCCGGTTCCGTCGACCCGCCGACCGCATCGCTTGAATGGTCCATCCATACGATCTGATAGCTACGAGGGCTCATTCAAGCGAAGCGCGCCGACAGTCGCCATCGCTTGAATGGTCCATCCATACGATCTGATAGCTACGAGGACTCATTCAAGCGGAGCGCGCCGACTATCGCCATCGATCGGATGGTCCATTCATGCTGACAGACAGCATGAATGGACCATTCAAGCGATAAACCCACTCGACCCGCGGAACCACAGGCCCCGCGGAACCCGCACGCCCCGCGGACCCACACGACCCGCGGAACCAACTCGGCCCGCGGGCCTACTCGGCCGGCGGAGCCTTCTTCGCCGCAGCAGTTTTGGAAGCCGCAGTCTTCGATGCAGCCTTCTTCGCCGGAGCCTTCTTGGCGGGCGTTTTCTTTGCAGCAGTTGTCTTCGCTGCGGCCTTCTTCGCCGGAGCTTTCTTGGTCGCCGTCTTGGTGGCGGTTGCCTTCTTCGTCGCCTTCTTGGTGGCCTTCTTTTTCACCGGACCGCGAGCACGCCGGTCCGCCAACAGTTCCGACGCACGATCGTCGGTGATGGTGGCGACGTCGTCGTCCTTGCGCAGGCTGGCGTTGGTCTCGCCGTCGGTGACGTAGGGACCGAAGCGGCCGTCCTTGATCACCATCGGCGCTTCGCTGATCGGGTCGACTCCGAGTTCGCGCAGCGGCGGCTTGGCCTCGCCCTGACGCCCGCGACGCTTGGGTTCGGCGTAGATCTTGAGCGCCTCTTCGAGCGTGACGGTGAAGAGTTGTTCCTCGTCCGTCAGCGAACGAGAATCAGTGCCCTTCTTCAGGTATGGGCCGTAGCGACCGTTCTGCGCGGTGATGAGGTCCTTGGACTCCGGATCGAGTCCGACCACACGCGGCAACGACAGCAGCTTAAGCGCATCCTCGAGCGTGATGGTGGCCAGGTCCATCGACTTGAGCAGCGAACCGGTGCGCGGCTTGGGGCCGGTGGCCTTCTTCGCAGCCTTCTTGGCCGGCGCTTTCTTCGCAGCCGTCTTGGTCGCAGTCTTCGTACCGCCGCCACCTTCGTCCGAGGGAATCGGCACGATGTCCGGCTCGGGGGGCGTCGGCTCCGGTTCCGGCTCGGGCAGAATCTCGGTTACATACGGACCGAAACGCCCTTCCTTGGCGACGATTTCGTTGCCCGTCAGCGGATCGGCTCCGAGCTTGCGGCCTGCCTGAGGGGTCGCGAACAGCTTCTCGGCGAATTCGAGGGTCAACTCGTCCGGCGGCAGATCATCGGGAAGGTTGGCGCGCTGCGAAATCGGATCACCGTCGGGATCGTCGTCATTCTTGACCATCCGCTCGAGATACGGGCCGTAGCGGCCGACGCGAACGTGAATCTCGCGGCCCTGGTCGTCGTCGAACAGTCTGATCGAGTTGATGACGCGCGCGTCGATGTCCTCGAGATTGGTCCCGACCATCTTCTTCAAGCCGCCGGATCGGGCGACCGAGCCTTCGGCGCCGGTGTCGCCGCCGAAGTAGAAGTTGGTGAGCCAGTTGCCACGACGCTCGCGACCACCGGCGATGGCGTCGAGATCGTCTTCCATGCCCGCGGTGAAGTCGAAGTCGACCAGTCTTCCGAAGTGTGCTTCGAGAAGCGCGATCACCGAGAACGCAACCCACGACGGCACGAGCGCGCTGCCACGTTTGTAGACGTATCCACGATCGAGAATGGTCTTGATGATCGACGCGTAGGTCGACGGGCGGCCGATACCCAGCTCTTCGAGGGTCTTGATGAGCGAAGCCTCGGTGTAGCGCGCCGGCGGGTTGGTCGTGTGGCCGTCGGGATCGAGCTTGGTGGCCACCACCGCGGCGCCTGCCTTCAACGCAGGTAGACGCGACTCGGCATCGTCGGACTGGCCGCCTGCCTCGTCGTCGACGCTCTCGACATACGCCTTGAGGAAGCCCGCGAACGTAATGGTGCGGCCCGAAGCGGAGAACGTGCAGTCTTCCCCGGTCGCCGCGGTGCCGGTGATACGCAGTGTGAGCGTCGTGCCGCGGAGATCGGCCATCTGGGACGCGACGGTGCGCTGCCAGATGAGCTCGTACAACCGGAACTCGTCGGTTTGAAGAGCGGAATGCAGCTGGCCCGGGGTTTGGAAGACGTCACCTGCAGGCCTGATGGCCTCGTGCGCCTCCTGCGCGTTCTTCACCTTGCGCGTGTATTGCCTCGGAGTCGGATGCACGTACTCCGGTCCGTACAGCTCCGTTGCCTGCGAACGCGCTGCCGCGATGGCCGACTCCGACAGCGTGGTCGAGTCGGTACGCATGTACGTGATGTAGCCGTTCTCGTACAAGCGCTGCGCAACACGCATGGTGCGTTCGGAGGAGAACCGCAACTTGCGGCCCGCTTCCTGCTGCAGCGTCGACGTCATGAACGGCGGGTAGGGCTTACGCGTGTACGGCTTGTCCTCGGCCGACGCGACGGTGAGGTCGACGCCTTCCAGCGCCTCGGCGAGGCGTCGGGCACGCGGTTCGTCGATGACGGTGACGCCCTCGGACTTCAGCTTGCCGTCGGCCCCGAAGTCGCGACCTGCGGCGATCCGCGAGCCGTCGACGTTGACCAGACGAGCACCGAAACTGCGCGGCGACGCGTCGGCGCCTGCATCGAGGGTGGCGGAGATGTCCCAGTACTCCGCGCTACGGAACGCCATCCGGTCGCGTTCGCGCTGGACGATGATTCGGGTGGCGACGGATTGGACGCGGCCAGCCGACAGCTTCGGCATGACCTTCTTCCACAGCACCGGACTGACCTCGTACCCGTAGAGGCGGTCGAGAATGCGGCGGGTTTCCTGCGCGTCGACGAGGTCCTGGTCGAGCTCACGGGTGTCGGCGGCAGCGGCGAGGATGGCCGGCTTGGTGATCTCGTGGAAGACCATCCGTCGAACAGGGATTTTGGGGTTCAGGGTCTCGAGGAGGTGCCATGCGATGGCCTCGCCCTCGCGGTCGGGGTCGGTGGCGAGGAAGAGTTCGTCGGCGTCCTTGAGCAAACTCTTGAGCTCGGCGACCTTGCCCTTCTTCTCGGGCGATACGACATAGAGGGCTTCGAAGTCATGGTCGACGTCGACACCGAGGCGCGCCCACGGCTCGCCCTTGTACTTGGCCGGCACATCGGCAGCGCCACGCGGAAGGTCGCGAATGTGCCCTACGGATGCCTCGACGACGTAGTTCTTGCCCAGGTAGGGGGCAATCTTCTTGGCTTTCGTCGGGGACTCGACGATGACAAGGCGGCGTGGCTCGACAGATCCGCCGGTGGTGGTGTCCCCCGTGCCGTTCTTTCGTGTTGCCACCTTGCTGCCGAACCTTCCCTCGTTGCGTTCTCAGATCACTCTGCGGGTACTTACTACCCGTCGAATCCGACATATTGCCGGTCCGCCTGGTAACAGAGTGGCATACGACGCCAAAATACTCGCAGATCAGTCGCCAATCCCCTTACTCGGCGGTCGGCCAACTGGTACAGGCGTCCGCGTTTTCGGGAGCTCGTCCGACGTTCTCGACCAACCGCAGCATCCTTCGGCGACCGGTGATGCGCAACCCGGGCATCGAGCCCCTCGTACCGATGAGAGTGGGTGCGATTCCCGCTCTCATCAGCGCCTGAGCAAGTGGTGCGTGGGTTTCCGGCGCGTGCGGATCCAGGCCGAGAACATACCGTTCGCCCTCTGCTTCCGGCCGGCCGGCCGCCAAGACCCACGCGCGAAGCTCACGCGATCCGGGCACCCATCCAGGCGGCATCGCCTTGACTGCGCCTTTCGTCCACTGCGATGCCAAGGCCGACAGTTCCGGCACCGACGCGGTGCGAACCAGCGGGCGATCCTCTTCCGATCTTCCGACCTCGGAGACCAAACCGCACTCGGCGATGAGATCGGCGATCGCCTCGGCTCGCCAGTATGCGTCGACGACGACCGAGATGCGAGCGCCCGCGGCCGACAGAACGACCTGCCCTGTCGACGCCAGCAGTCCACTCAAGTCGGTCACCGAAGGCGGCAACGACTCTGCAGAGAAGAAGGACAGCTGGTTCACAATGTGGACAGTAGGACATCCCGACGAAAACGGACCAGTTCTGAGCATGTGTCCGCGAGGCGAGTCCTACAAACGACTCATCCCCCTCCGCG from Rhodococcus sp. P1Y includes these protein-coding regions:
- a CDS encoding DUF3558 domain-containing protein, translated to MLSALVLASCAQGCSTDVAGNATTSVEAAGASSITEMVPAEAAGFDPCDLPTELLEDLNLSGVVPTSAGPSGCIWGNDRFALGVLLVEDTTMLPDPSSSPVVSRLETLSDGGYVTHLFVLDEDTYTTQTMTRDGAVVLNATVAGSDSMESERDSLVDTFRTVLPYFPAPE
- the topA gene encoding type I DNA topoisomerase — protein: MATRKNGTGDTTTGGSVEPRRLVIVESPTKAKKIAPYLGKNYVVEASVGHIRDLPRGAADVPAKYKGEPWARLGVDVDHDFEALYVVSPEKKGKVAELKSLLKDADELFLATDPDREGEAIAWHLLETLNPKIPVRRMVFHEITKPAILAAAADTRELDQDLVDAQETRRILDRLYGYEVSPVLWKKVMPKLSAGRVQSVATRIIVQRERDRMAFRSAEYWDISATLDAGADASPRSFGARLVNVDGSRIAAGRDFGADGKLKSEGVTVIDEPRARRLAEALEGVDLTVASAEDKPYTRKPYPPFMTSTLQQEAGRKLRFSSERTMRVAQRLYENGYITYMRTDSTTLSESAIAAARSQATELYGPEYVHPTPRQYTRKVKNAQEAHEAIRPAGDVFQTPGQLHSALQTDEFRLYELIWQRTVASQMADLRGTTLTLRITGTAATGEDCTFSASGRTITFAGFLKAYVESVDDEAGGQSDDAESRLPALKAGAAVVATKLDPDGHTTNPPARYTEASLIKTLEELGIGRPSTYASIIKTILDRGYVYKRGSALVPSWVAFSVIALLEAHFGRLVDFDFTAGMEDDLDAIAGGRERRGNWLTNFYFGGDTGAEGSVARSGGLKKMVGTNLEDIDARVINSIRLFDDDQGREIHVRVGRYGPYLERMVKNDDDPDGDPISQRANLPDDLPPDELTLEFAEKLFATPQAGRKLGADPLTGNEIVAKEGRFGPYVTEILPEPEPEPTPPEPDIVPIPSDEGGGGTKTATKTAAKKAPAKKAAKKATGPKPRTGSLLKSMDLATITLEDALKLLSLPRVVGLDPESKDLITAQNGRYGPYLKKGTDSRSLTDEEQLFTVTLEEALKIYAEPKRRGRQGEAKPPLRELGVDPISEAPMVIKDGRFGPYVTDGETNASLRKDDDVATITDDRASELLADRRARGPVKKKATKKATKKATATKTATKKAPAKKAAAKTTAAKKTPAKKAPAKKAASKTAASKTAAAKKAPPAE